The following coding sequences are from one Ornithodoros turicata isolate Travis chromosome 1, ASM3712646v1, whole genome shotgun sequence window:
- the LOC135393978 gene encoding uncharacterized protein LOC135393978: MHNLPHSVVSALFEQFKFMLSHIIKSFARQVSGRLSTLPLSEDVHSILDCDFLIDIFDGIETQHQRQKYAKNNLPYVPPQEHEIPGSSETFQYVPLAPLLERLCELPEVEANLRGHPQISGDSEGTLRTFMDGSLFKEQFQAVIPDGSQCTIFLLLYSDEVEIVNPLGAKRGKHKLLCVYVTLLNIHTKYRSKVRSMHLLVLAKYTCVQKYGLSEILKPLMKDLVELESKGISVVIRDAMQQVQVRAFAFCGDNLSLNRLGGFTCCFSKGKVCRFCLAYKNNLAVLTSEEDCKVRTAAMHQEHLAAIAINSVPCKRMYGVNCSSPLLELSYFDVTSQLPPDAMHEGMWLWKVASSTFSDKFSEAF, translated from the coding sequence ATGCACAACTTGCCTCATAGTGTGGTTAGTGCTCTGTTTGAACAATTCAAATTCATGCTGAGCCACATCATCAAGTCATTTGCAAGACAGGTGTCAGGTCGACTGTCAACACTACCGCTATCAGAAGATGTCCATTCAATCTTAGACTGTGACTTTCTCATTGATATTTTTGATGGGATTGAAACACAGCACCAACGACAAAAGTATGCCAAGAATAATCTGCCGTACGTGCCACCTCAGGAACATGAGATCCCCGGAAGCAGTGAAACATTTCAATATGTACCGCTGGCCCCTTTGCTCGAAAGGCTCTGTGAACTCCCAGAAGTTGAGGCCAACTTGCGTGGACATCCTCAGATATCAGGTGACAGTGAGGGCACCCTGAGAACCTTCATGGATGGTTCCCTCTTCAAGGAACAATTCCAAGCAGTCATCCCTGACGGAAGCCAATGTACAATTTTTCTACTCCTATACTCTGACGAGGTGGAAATTGTGAATCCGTTGGGAGCAAAACGTGGGAAGCACAAACTGCTGTGTGTCTACGTCACACTTTTGAATATTCATACAAAGTACCGTTCAAAAGTGCGGTCAATGCACCTCTTGGTCCTCGCTAAGTACACCTGTGTGCAGAAGTACGGACTGTCAGAAATACTAAAACCTCTCATGAAAGACTTGGTGGAGCTGGAATCAAAAGGCATCTCTGTAGTGATACGAGATGCCATGCAGCAAGTGCAAGTTCGTGCTTTTGCCTTTTGCGGTGACAACCTTTCCTTGAACAGACTTGGTGGCTTCACATGTTGTTTCAGCAAGGGAAAAGTTTGTCGGTTTTGCCTTGCCTACAAGAACAACCTTGCAGTGCTTACAAGTGAAGAGGACTGCAAAGTGCGTACCGCAGCAATGCATCAAGAACATCTGGCTGCTATTGCTATCAACAGTGTTCCTTGTAAGCGCATGTATGGGGTCAACTGCTCATCACCTTTGCTGGAGCTTAGCTATTTTGATGTGACTTCTCAGCTTCCTCCGGACGCTATGCACGAAGGGATGTGGCTATGGAAGGTggcttcgagcacgttctcagACAAGTTCTCCGAAGCCTTCTAA